The DNA segment CGCGCTGCTCATCCCGGCGGCGGCCGTCGCCGACCTGAACGGGCTGCCGTCCCTGTGGCGGCACCGGCGCCTGGTGCGGCTCGGGGAACTGTCGTTCGCCTTCTACATGATCCATCTGCTGGTGCTGCGAGCCAGCAGCAATCTCCTGGGCACCAAGCCCCACTTCGGCGCCCTCGCGGGGCTCGCCGTCACCGCCACCGCGTTCACCGTCTCGCTCGGGCTCTCCTGGGTGCTGTACGAGGCGGTCGAGTGCCCGGCCAGGCGGCTGCTGCTGCGCCGTCGGCGGTCCACCGTGAAGAAACAGCCGCAGCCCGACTCCGTACCGGCCCGACGCGAGGCCCCCGCGGTCGCGTCGGACTGAGGAGAGCGGGCGGAGAGACAGAGCGGCACGCGGGAAACAGAGGGGCCACGCGGAAACAGTCGAGAAAGTGGCCCCCGGTCGGCGCTCAGCGGGCCTTCTGAGGGGTGTGAGCGGGGGCGTCGAGAGCGAGGGGCGGGGGCCCGGAGAGAGCCCCGCGCCGTCCTCCGGCGCCTCCCCCGGCCGGGACCAGGCCGCGGTCCAGGCGGGACACCAGGCTCTCGTCCGGCTTCGCCACGAAGAACGGCACCGGTCTGCCCAGGTCCGCGTAGAAATCGTCCGACCAGTCGGCCGCCCCGCCGGTCCAGCGGTCGTGCCCCGGCGCGAACAGTCCGTCCAGGAGTCGTAGTACGTCCTCCACCGTGCGCGTGCTCCGGTCCATCCGGCCCTCCCTCCGATGCGGAGAACCTAGGGACGTACGAGGCCCGGCACCAGGTCACCGGGGGGGAACCGAGGGCGGTGACGGGCGTCGGGCGGGCCCTGGACCTCGGCTGCGGGCTGGGCCGCAACGCGCTGCTGCTCGCCGAGCGCCGCTTCGAGGTGGACGCCGTCGACCTCTCCCCCGCCCCGCTCGGCTCTGCCGCGGAGCGGGCGCGGGCGGCGGGTCTCGATGTCCCCTTCTGTGCGGTGGAACCGGACGGGTGCTTCTCGCTCGTCTGCTTCGCCGCCGGGCGGAGGGGATCGGAGCTCTCGGACGCGGACCTCTACCGCGCGGGCGGCCTGGGCGGTGGCCTCGCGTACAGCCCCGGGGCGCTGCGCCATGTCTTCTCCGGGCTGGAGGAGATCGAGCTGCGCGCCATGCGGCCCCAGCCACCGGACTCCGCGCTTTTCGGGGAGCCGTTCCTGTGGACGGCCCTGTTCCGCCGGCCGGCCGGGGGCGTGGCGGATGTGCACCCGCAGGGGTGACATTCGCAACAGTCGGGGGACTCCGGCGCGATCCGGGGTAGACGGCCCCCCGGCAGCCACGTCGAACGGGCGCGGGCCGCCGCCGGAACGGTCCCGACCGGGTCGGCTGTTGAGGTGAACTCGCCGTGAAATACGGAGAGTTGGCACGTCAGCGGCCTGCCCGGGTTGGTCCGCCCCGGCGGTGGGGGCTAGGGTGCCGGAACGGTGAAGATCGGCTGCCGACCGGCGGCCCCCGGGTGGGCGAGAGGAGAGTGTGACAGTGCCGGAGGACCAGGACGCGGCCGCGTCGGCGCCACGATGGGTGGGCTCCTTCCTGGAGCGACGCCGGGAGCAGATCGCCCAGCGCTGGGCGGACGCTCCCCTGTTCAGGTCGGTGTTCACGGTCTCCCGGGACGAGGCGGTCGAGGCCAGCAGGGCGGTCGTGGACGCACTGTCCGAGGTGGCCGTCAGCGGGCGCCTGGAAGACACCACCGCCCCCGGCTACGAACCGGTGCGCGAGCAGCTGGGCCGGATGACCCAGAGCCGGGCCCGCGGCGGCGCCACACCGTCCGGGATCGCCGACGAGGTGGCCGCGCTGCGCGCCCCCGCCGTCGATCTGCTGCGCGAGGAGTTCGCCGACCCGGCCGCCCCGCGGGCCCAGGAGAGCGTGCTGGCGCTGACCCTGCTGCTGGGCACCCTGCGCCTGGTCGTGATGGAGACCGCCCTGGACGCGGGCGCCGAGCTGATCGAGCGGCAGCGCCAGCAGCTGCTCGAGGTGACCACCCCCGTGATCAAGCTGTGGGAGGGCACCGTCGCCGTCCCGCTGATCGGGACCCTGGACAGCGCCCGCAGCCAGATCGTGATGGAGTCGCTGCTGGAGGCCATCGTCGACCAGCGCGCCCGGTACGCCATCCTGGACATCACCGGGGTGCCCACCGTGGACTCGCTGGTGGCGCAGCACCTGATGAAGACGGTGGCCGCGGCGCGCCTGATGGGCGCCGACTGCATCGTCTCCGGCATCCGGCCGGCCATCGCGCAGACGATCGTGCAGCTCGGCATCGACCTGGGCTCGGTGCTCACCCGGTCCTCGCTCGCCGACGCCCTGGCCTACGCGCTGAGCCGGCAGGGCATCGAGGTCTCCCGCGCGCAGACGGGTGCGAACGCCCGGTGAACGAACCCGCCCCCGTCCATCCGGCCCCCGTGCCGGTACTCGCCCTGGGCGACATACTGCTCGTCTCGCTCCAGGGCGAACTGCACGACGGCCTCGCCGAGCAGTTGCAGCAGGACCTCAGCCACCGCATCGCCACCACCGGCGTGGCCGGGGTGGTCATCGACATCTCCGGAGTGGACATCGTCGACTCCTTCCTCGGCCGGGTGCTCGCGGAGATCGCGTCCACCGCCCGGCTGCTCGCCGCCCGCACCATCCTCGCCGGAATGCGGCCCGCCGTCGCGATCACCCTGGTCGAACTGGGGCTGGCGCTGCCCGGTCTGACCACCGCGCTGGACGTCGAGCGGGCCATGGAGATCCTGTCCCGGAGGGGGACATGATGCAGCCGTCCGGCCAGGCGTCCGCGACCCGCGTGCCCATCGGTTCGGACGCGGATCTGTCCTGGGTGCGGCAGCAGGTGCGGCAGTGCGCGGCGACCCTCGGATTCGGCCTGGTACAGCAGACGAAGCTGGTCACGGCGGCGAGCGAGCTGGCCCGCAACACCCTGGTGCACGGCGGCGGCGGGCACGCGGAGATCACCCCGCTGGACGACGGCCGCGCCCGCGGCCTGCGGATGAGCTTCGTCGACAGCGGCCCCGGCATCCGCGATCTGGAGCTGGCCATGACCGACGGCTACACCTCCGGCGGCGGCCTCGGGCTCGGACTCAGCGGTGCCAGACGGCTGGTGCAGGAGTTCAGCGTGGACACGGAGCCGGGCCGGGGCACGACCGTCACGGCCGTCGCCTGGGTGACCCAGGTGCCCTCCTCACGATCGGGGCTGGGATGAGCCGCGTCTGGGAGGTACCGGTGCACGACTCCACCCGCGTGCGCGACGCCGGTACGGCGGTCCGCGAGGCGTGCGAGCTGGCGGGCCTGGGGCCGGACCGTACGGCGGCCGGGGAGCTGGTGGCCACCGAGCTGGCCACCAATCTGCTCCGGCACGCGGGCGGCGGCACCCTGCTCGTCAACCTGGTGACACCGCCGTCCGGTACGGGGACCTCGGTACGGCTGTTCGCGCTCGACGACGGGCCGGGCATCGCCGATGTCACCGCGGCCCTGCGCGACGGCTGCACCACCGCCGGCCCCTCCCTCGGCGCGGGCCTCGGCAGCTGTCTGCGCAACGCCGACGCCTTCCACCTGTACGGCCCCCCGGGCCGGGGCACGGTGGCGACGGCGCGGATCGACCCGGAGCGCGCGCGGGACCACGAGGCGCCCGAGGGCCCCTCGGCCGGCGGCGTCGTCGTGTCCCTCGACCGGGCCGAGTCCTGCGGCGACGCCTGGGAGTGCGTGCACCACGAGGGGCTGGTGACCCTGCTGCTCGCGGACGGGCTCGGACACGGGCCCAAGGCCGGGCACGCCTCCGGCGCGGCCGTCACCGAGCTGCGGCGGGCCGCGCAGGCGCCGCCCCAGGAACTCCTGCGGCGGCTGCACACCGCCCTGCGCCCCACCCGGGGAGCCGCGATCGCCGTGGCCCAGCTGGACACCGCGAAGGGGGAACTCACCTTCGCGGGGGTCGGCAACATAGGGGCCCGGCTGCGCACCTCGCGCGGGTGGACGTCACTGGTGTCGCACCCGGGGATCGTCGGGGCGTACTTCCCGGCCAGCGTCCCCTTGCGCCGGGCACCGTGGGACCGCGACAGTCTGCTCGTGCTGCACAGTGACGGGCTGCCCAGCCGGTGGACCCCGCCCGAGGACCCCCGGCTGCTCGCCCACGACCCCTCGGTGCTGGCCACGACCGTTCTGCGGGACGCGGGCAGTTCCGCCCGACCCCCGCGCGACGACACCAGCGTCGCCGTACTGGCCCCGGACCGGCGCCCATGACCACGACCTCCGACACCTGGACCCTCGACGGGCCCGTCGACGCGGCCCGTGCCCGTGCCCTGCTGGCGCGGCTCACGGCGGACGCCGGCGTGCCCGCCCGGGACCGCGCGCGTTTCCTCGCCGAGCTGACCGCCCTGCTGCGGCCCTGCCGGGAGGGGCGGCGGCAGCGGCTGACCGTGACCGCCGACGAGGATCTCCACCTCGCCCTGGACGGCGCCGAGCCCTGGCGGTCCACGCTGGCCTGCCCCTCGCCCCTGCCCCGGCCGCTGCCCCGGCCCGCCGACCTGTCCGAGGCGGACCTCGCCGAGGCGCTGCTCGGCGCGGGCGAGGACACCGCCGTCGTGCTGGCGGGGATGGACGAGGCGGAGGAGCTGGTCCGCTTCCACCGCGAGGAGCTGCACCAGACCAACCAGGGCGTGCTCGCACTGCACGCCGAGCTGGAGGCGGCCGCGCTGGCCCAGCGGGAGCTGCTGGACGCCGAGCGGGCGGCACGCGCGGAGGCGGAGAACGCCCGCCGGCTGCTGACCTTCCTCGCCGACGCCAGCGCCTCCCTCAACGCCTCCCTCGACCACGAGGACATCCTGCGCCGGCTGCCCAAGCTGCTGGTGCCGGAGTACGCCCGGCACGTGGACGTATGGCTGGCGGACGACGAGCGGACCCCGCCGGCCGAACGGGCCGCGGCCGCGGTGATGGCGGCCCGCACCGGGCGCCCCCAGCACGCGGGGCCGCGGCCCGGCGGGCTCCCCGGGGTGGACGATCTGCCGGCCTCCGCGCTCTGCCCGGACCGGCCGCTGCTGTGCCTGCCGCTCGGCGCGCGCACCGCGCAGGGCGTGCTGACCCTGTCCGCGCCCGGCGAGCGGTTCGCGCCGGACACCGCCGTGATGCTGATGGAGCTGGCCCGGCGGGCGGGCATCGCGCTGGACAACGCCCGCCAGTACGAGCAGCACCGGGACGTCGCCGAGGCCCTCCAGCGCGCCCAGCTCACCGAGTTGCCGGACACTCCGGGGCTCGCGCTGGCGGCCCGCTATCTGCCGGCCACGCACGGCCTGAACATCGGCGGCGACTGGTACGACGCGTTCCCGGGGCCCGACGGCAGTGTGCTGGCGGTGATCGGGGACGTCACCGGGCACGGGCTGCGGGCCGCCGTGATGATGGGCCAGTTGCGCACTGCGCTGCGCGCCTACGCGGTCGAGGGCAACGGCCCCGCCCGCACCCTCACCCTGCTGCACCGGATGCTGCGCCATCAGCAGCCCGAGCTGTACGCGACCTGTGCCATCGCCCGGTTCACGCCGGGTGAGCCCGGCGTGGTGTGGGCGGCGGCCGGGCATCCGCCCGCGCTGGTGCGCGGCCCCGGGGGCGAGGTGCGGGTGCTGGACGCCAAGCCGGGGATCATGCTCGGGGTTCCGGTGCCCTACGAGTACGAGGACCACCACGAGGAGTTGCCGGCCGGTGCCACACTCGCGCTCTACACGGACGGCCTGGTGGAGCGCCGCTCCGCCGGGATCGACGCGGGCATAGACCGGCTGGCCCGGTCCCTGGGCACGCTCGGCGCGGCGCAGCTGGAGCGGCTGGACGCGGCGGCCGACGCACTCCTCGTGCCGATGCTGCGGGACTCCGAACACGACGACGACATCTGTCTGTTGCTGTGCCGCACCGCCGGCTGACGCACCCGTGCACCGGTTCCCGGGACGGGGAACCGGCGCACGGGTGTGCCGTCACTGGTTGACGCAGATGTTGCCGGCGGCGGGGTTCAGCAGCCCGATGATGTCGATGCTGTCGCCGCAGACGTTGACCGGGATGTGGATCGGGACCTGGATGACGTCCCCGGACAGCAGGCCCGGGCTGCCCACGGCCGTGCCGGTCGTCGGGTCGGGGTCGGCCGCGAAGGCGCTGGCGGTGCCGCCCAGCGCAAAGACGCCTGCGAGTACGGCCGTTGTGGCGATGCTGCGGATACGCATGAATCTGCCTTACTGGTCGAACGGTAGGGACAGGACCATCACACCCGGCTCCCGGGGCGCTCGCCTCTCCGGATACGCCGACGGGGTGGCCGCCTTCGGAGGGAACCACCCCGTGACGGCCCGATCCCGCTCGTGCGACGGCCGCGAAACACCCCCTCTCGGGGGCGGAGTGGAGGGGGCGGGGGTGGTCCGGTCTCGGCGCACCGGGGCCGGGCGGTGCGGGTGCCGAGGTCCCCGGGCCGGGGCGTCCGGAACCGGGGATCGGGGATCTCCCGGCCGGGGTGAAGTCGGGCCGTCTCCCGTAGAGTTCCGGGGCGGCTGGCCCGCCGGACGCGCTGGTCCGGTCCCGGAGACCGCTCGGGCAGGGTCAAGTCCCCCTCGCCGAGGGCGCCTTCGTCAAAGCCCGCGGCTCGACCCGGGCAGGGCAGCACGCGGCCGCCCGCTGACGACACCCTAGGGGCTGCCCGGGGCCGGCGCAGTTCGGGAGGGCCGGTCAGGCGTGCCCGGGACCGGACCGGTGGGGTCCGGTCCCGGGGTGTGGCGTGGTCACGGGAAGGACGT comes from the Streptomyces sp. SUK 48 genome and includes:
- a CDS encoding STAS domain-containing protein; the encoded protein is MPEDQDAAASAPRWVGSFLERRREQIAQRWADAPLFRSVFTVSRDEAVEASRAVVDALSEVAVSGRLEDTTAPGYEPVREQLGRMTQSRARGGATPSGIADEVAALRAPAVDLLREEFADPAAPRAQESVLALTLLLGTLRLVVMETALDAGAELIERQRQQLLEVTTPVIKLWEGTVAVPLIGTLDSARSQIVMESLLEAIVDQRARYAILDITGVPTVDSLVAQHLMKTVAAARLMGADCIVSGIRPAIAQTIVQLGIDLGSVLTRSSLADALAYALSRQGIEVSRAQTGANAR
- a CDS encoding STAS domain-containing protein, producing MNEPAPVHPAPVPVLALGDILLVSLQGELHDGLAEQLQQDLSHRIATTGVAGVVIDISGVDIVDSFLGRVLAEIASTARLLAARTILAGMRPAVAITLVELGLALPGLTTALDVERAMEILSRRGT
- a CDS encoding anti-sigma regulatory factor, which translates into the protein MQPSGQASATRVPIGSDADLSWVRQQVRQCAATLGFGLVQQTKLVTAASELARNTLVHGGGGHAEITPLDDGRARGLRMSFVDSGPGIRDLELAMTDGYTSGGGLGLGLSGARRLVQEFSVDTEPGRGTTVTAVAWVTQVPSSRSGLG
- a CDS encoding SpoIIE family protein phosphatase, with product MSRVWEVPVHDSTRVRDAGTAVREACELAGLGPDRTAAGELVATELATNLLRHAGGGTLLVNLVTPPSGTGTSVRLFALDDGPGIADVTAALRDGCTTAGPSLGAGLGSCLRNADAFHLYGPPGRGTVATARIDPERARDHEAPEGPSAGGVVVSLDRAESCGDAWECVHHEGLVTLLLADGLGHGPKAGHASGAAVTELRRAAQAPPQELLRRLHTALRPTRGAAIAVAQLDTAKGELTFAGVGNIGARLRTSRGWTSLVSHPGIVGAYFPASVPLRRAPWDRDSLLVLHSDGLPSRWTPPEDPRLLAHDPSVLATTVLRDAGSSARPPRDDTSVAVLAPDRRP
- a CDS encoding PP2C family protein-serine/threonine phosphatase; the encoded protein is MTTTSDTWTLDGPVDAARARALLARLTADAGVPARDRARFLAELTALLRPCREGRRQRLTVTADEDLHLALDGAEPWRSTLACPSPLPRPLPRPADLSEADLAEALLGAGEDTAVVLAGMDEAEELVRFHREELHQTNQGVLALHAELEAAALAQRELLDAERAARAEAENARRLLTFLADASASLNASLDHEDILRRLPKLLVPEYARHVDVWLADDERTPPAERAAAAVMAARTGRPQHAGPRPGGLPGVDDLPASALCPDRPLLCLPLGARTAQGVLTLSAPGERFAPDTAVMLMELARRAGIALDNARQYEQHRDVAEALQRAQLTELPDTPGLALAARYLPATHGLNIGGDWYDAFPGPDGSVLAVIGDVTGHGLRAAVMMGQLRTALRAYAVEGNGPARTLTLLHRMLRHQQPELYATCAIARFTPGEPGVVWAAAGHPPALVRGPGGEVRVLDAKPGIMLGVPVPYEYEDHHEELPAGATLALYTDGLVERRSAGIDAGIDRLARSLGTLGAAQLERLDAAADALLVPMLRDSEHDDDICLLLCRTAG
- a CDS encoding chaplin codes for the protein MRIRSIATTAVLAGVFALGGTASAFAADPDPTTGTAVGSPGLLSGDVIQVPIHIPVNVCGDSIDIIGLLNPAAGNICVNQ